In Perognathus longimembris pacificus isolate PPM17 chromosome 3, ASM2315922v1, whole genome shotgun sequence, a single window of DNA contains:
- the LOC125349559 gene encoding uncharacterized protein LOC125349559: MGLEIVQQSYNPQKKLLLNLYSCFIHHKNSRAQTQRPPLSRRRRTQVTAMPSTWEKLCFEGLHETIENGRVPGRKAGLHVSQVNVCNTSLQRVQTVRRPAGLSSAQRAEGTGRGLGGARGTEAEGLRVAPAGPACSRGCRMAPHPGSARGSELQRFRFHRGARASMFGVRVPLGRPGGKRTSPCPRPRTPASPRPPGRRGRRCPRGGCAGLCRSAPPG; this comes from the exons ATGGGCCTGGAGATAGTCCAACAATCTTACAACCCACAGAAAAAACTTCTCCTAAATCTCTATTCGTGTTTCATCCATCACAAAAACTCAAGAGCGCAAACCCAGCGTCCACCCTTATCCAGGAGGAGAAGAACCCAGGTTACAGCAATGCCCAGCACTTGGGAAAAGCTCTGTTTTGAAGGACTTCACGAGACAATAGAGAATGGAAGGGTTCCGGGGAGGAAAGCGGGATTGCACGTCTCCCAAGTTAACGTGTGCAACACCTCTTTGCAGCGAGTGCAGACAGTGCGGCGGCCGGCCGGGCTGAGCAGCGCGCAGCGTGCAGAAGGGACCGGCCGGGGCCTGGGGGGTGCGCGGGGGACGGAGGCGGAGGGGCTCCGGGTAGCGCCGGCC GGCCCGGCTTGCAGCCGGGGATGTCGGATGGCGCCTCACCCCGGGAGCGCACGAGGCTCGGAGCTGCAGAGGTTCCGTTTCCATCGGGGCGCCCGCGCCTCCATGTTTGGCGTCCGTGTCCCCCTCGGGCGGCCGGGCGGGAAAAGAACCAGTCCGTGTCCTAGGCCGCGGACACCGGCCTCACCTCGTCCCCCAGGCCGGCGGGGACGGCGCTGCCCGCGGGGAGGATGCGCCGGGCTCTGCCGCTCGGCCCCACCTGGGTAG